The Chondrinema litorale genome includes a window with the following:
- a CDS encoding IS630 family transposase, producing the protein MIQKACLGIQRIKVFLQEVITSTGKSCHIQTLKGIFKRHRLVWKRYRKSLKPERDEVLFEFFKSELSYLEQQAKQGIIDLIFMDESGFNLNPNVPYGWQPIGQQILLPAKRSSTNWTVLGTLNIHSQSFYGYMMPEACTAKTVVEVLSNLSERINKKTIVILDNAPVHKAKIVKEKLVEWRKKGLYLQFIPAYSPELNKIEILWRQMKYYWLEPNDYQSQNTLYQKIIEILQNYGSKYSISFS; encoded by the coding sequence ATGATCCAAAAAGCCTGTTTGGGCATCCAAAGGATAAAAGTATTTCTTCAAGAAGTGATCACTAGTACAGGTAAAAGTTGCCATATACAAACATTAAAGGGTATTTTCAAGAGGCATCGATTGGTATGGAAACGCTATAGAAAGAGCTTAAAACCAGAAAGAGATGAAGTACTTTTTGAGTTTTTCAAATCGGAATTAAGCTACCTAGAACAACAAGCAAAACAAGGAATAATAGACTTGATATTTATGGATGAATCGGGCTTTAACTTAAATCCAAATGTGCCCTATGGTTGGCAACCAATAGGACAGCAAATTTTGCTTCCTGCTAAACGCAGCTCAACTAATTGGACAGTTTTAGGTACGCTTAATATCCACAGTCAAAGCTTTTACGGTTATATGATGCCAGAGGCATGTACTGCAAAAACAGTAGTTGAAGTATTGTCTAATTTAAGCGAAAGAATCAATAAAAAAACGATAGTAATATTAGATAATGCCCCAGTGCATAAGGCAAAGATTGTAAAAGAAAAGTTAGTCGAATGGCGCAAAAAAGGACTTTACCTACAATTTATACCTGCCTATAGCCCTGAACTCAATAAAATAGAGATATTATGGAGACAGATGAAATATTATTGGTTAGAACCGAACGATTATCAATCTCAAAATACACTATACCAAAAAATTATTGAAATTCTTCAGAATTATGGATCTAAATACTCGATTTCTTTTTCTTAA
- a CDS encoding DUF1330 domain-containing protein translates to MIYITQLIFIQEGKEELFLEFESHAIPLMEKHGGKLIYRLRPKQEDFISGEEEKPYEIHFVSFESEEQLNQFMHDDARLNFIHLKNESVKTMLLVKGKKM, encoded by the coding sequence ATGATTTACATAACCCAGTTAATATTTATACAAGAAGGCAAAGAAGAACTTTTTTTAGAATTCGAAAGTCATGCAATTCCTTTAATGGAAAAACACGGTGGTAAGCTTATTTATAGACTTAGGCCTAAACAAGAAGATTTTATTTCTGGTGAAGAAGAAAAACCTTACGAAATCCACTTTGTCTCATTCGAAAGTGAAGAGCAACTAAATCAGTTTATGCATGATGATGCTAGACTCAATTTTATTCACTTAAAAAATGAATCTGTAAAGACTATGTTACTTGTAAAAGGAAAGAAAATGTGA
- a CDS encoding helix-turn-helix domain-containing protein, which produces MRQHRFIKASKEEVDLLKSQLKKPMSRQESVRIEGLLLSIKGYTMEQIVDILEVNRDTISRWFNRWDQGKMTNLANLPKSGRRRIYTETEEKK; this is translated from the coding sequence ATGAGACAACACCGATTTATCAAAGCAAGTAAAGAAGAAGTTGATTTATTAAAATCTCAACTAAAAAAACCAATGAGTCGACAGGAATCTGTTCGCATAGAAGGATTACTGCTGAGTATAAAAGGCTATACTATGGAGCAAATTGTAGATATATTAGAAGTAAATCGTGATACAATATCTCGTTGGTTTAACCGATGGGATCAAGGAAAAATGACCAATCTTGCTAATCTTCCTAAAAGTGGTCGTAGGCGTATTTATACAGAAACAGAAGAAAAAAAATGA